A genomic stretch from Bacillus sp. N1-1 includes:
- a CDS encoding Fur family transcriptional regulator, whose product MESRIDRIKKHLHSQSYKLTPQREATVRVLLENEEDHLSAEDVYLLVKEKSPEIGLATVYRTLELLAELKIVDKINFGDGVSRFDLRQEGAAHFHHHLVCIECGAVDEIQEDLLGDVEKVVENDWNFKIKDHRLTFHGICYRCQKQEDKEQSEQAVNHS is encoded by the coding sequence ATGGAAAGCAGAATCGATCGAATTAAGAAACATCTTCATTCTCAAAGCTATAAGCTAACACCTCAACGGGAAGCAACCGTACGGGTTCTTCTTGAGAACGAAGAAGACCATTTAAGTGCTGAAGATGTGTATTTACTCGTTAAAGAGAAATCTCCTGAAATTGGCTTAGCAACGGTTTATCGTACGCTTGAGCTACTAGCTGAATTGAAAATCGTTGATAAAATCAATTTTGGCGATGGTGTGTCAAGGTTTGATCTAAGACAAGAGGGCGCTGCCCATTTTCATCATCACCTTGTTTGTATTGAGTGTGGTGCAGTAGATGAAATTCAGGAAGATTTGCTTGGAGATGTTGAAAAAGTAGTTGAAAACGATTGGAATTTTAAAATCAAAGATCATCGTCTAACGTTTCATGGAATCTGTTATCGCTGTCAAAAGCAGGAAGATAAAGAACAGTCAGAACAAGCTGTTAATCATAGTTAA
- a CDS encoding YqzK family protein encodes MKVFLLFTGCTLLFYFGILWVNQEYQNYHRYDVPQGKAVKVVQMESDTQLTFLERLNLFYQTGE; translated from the coding sequence ATGAAAGTTTTCTTGCTTTTTACTGGATGTACTTTACTATTTTACTTTGGCATTCTCTGGGTAAATCAAGAATACCAGAATTACCATCGCTATGATGTGCCACAAGGAAAAGCAGTGAAAGTCGTTCAAATGGAATCGGATACTCAGCTCACTTTCCTTGAAAGGCTCAATTTGTTTTACCAGACAGGTGAATAA
- the spoIIAA gene encoding anti-sigma F factor antagonist, translated as MSLSINLEVRHPVLLIRLDGELDHHTSEELRDRVDTIIEERKIEHIVLSLEGLSFMDSSGLGVVLGRYNKVKSFGGEMVVCSISPPVKRLFEMSGLFKIVRLEADEQHALATLGVA; from the coding sequence GTGAGTCTTTCGATCAATCTTGAAGTAAGACATCCCGTTCTTTTGATTAGACTTGATGGAGAGTTGGATCACCATACGTCAGAAGAACTAAGAGACAGGGTAGATACGATTATTGAAGAACGTAAAATTGAGCATATTGTACTTAGTCTCGAAGGACTATCTTTTATGGATAGTTCTGGTCTTGGTGTTGTTCTTGGCCGTTACAATAAAGTGAAAAGTTTTGGTGGAGAAATGGTTGTATGTTCGATTTCGCCTCCTGTAAAGCGTTTGTTTGAAATGTCTGGACTCTTTAAAATCGTGAGACTAGAAGCTGATGAACAGCATGCTCTTGCAACTTTGGGGGTGGCGTAA
- the sigF gene encoding RNA polymerase sporulation sigma factor SigF, which yields MDVEVRKGKQSQLKPDEVKELIKHSQDGDQAARDLIVEKNMRLVWSVVQRFLNRGYEADDLFQIGCIGLLKSVDKFDLSYDVKFSTYAVPMIIGEIQRFIRDDGTVKVSRSLKETGNKVRKAKDELSKTLGRTPTVNEIAERIEVTPEEVVLAQEAVRAPSSIHETVYENDGDPITLLDQIADNTDTAWFDKLALKEALQYLDTRERLIVYLRYYKDQTQSEVAERLGISQVQVSRLEKKILKQIKEQMSK from the coding sequence ATGGACGTGGAGGTTAGAAAAGGGAAGCAGTCGCAACTAAAGCCTGATGAAGTGAAGGAATTGATTAAACACAGCCAGGATGGAGACCAGGCGGCGCGAGATCTCATTGTTGAAAAGAATATGCGTCTCGTTTGGTCAGTTGTGCAACGATTTCTAAATAGAGGGTATGAAGCGGATGATCTCTTTCAGATAGGATGTATCGGTCTGCTAAAATCTGTTGATAAATTTGATTTAAGTTACGATGTTAAATTCTCCACCTATGCAGTTCCAATGATTATCGGTGAAATCCAGCGTTTTATACGTGATGATGGGACTGTGAAAGTGAGCCGGTCTCTTAAAGAAACGGGAAATAAAGTACGTAAGGCAAAAGATGAGTTATCCAAAACCCTTGGAAGAACGCCGACAGTAAATGAGATTGCAGAACGAATCGAGGTCACACCAGAAGAGGTTGTTCTGGCTCAAGAAGCGGTACGAGCTCCTTCTTCCATTCACGAAACCGTTTATGAAAATGATGGAGATCCAATTACACTTTTAGATCAAATTGCCGATAACACAGATACCGCCTGGTTCGATAAATTAGCTCTAAAGGAAGCGCTTCAGTATCTTGATACGAGAGAAAGGTTAATCGTATATTTAAGGTATTACAAAGATCAAACTCAGTCTGAAGTAGCCGAACGCCTTGGCATTTCTCAAGTTCAAGTTTCGAGATTAGAAAAGAAGATTTTAAAACAAATTAAAGAACAGATGAGTAAATAG
- a CDS encoding pyrimidine-nucleoside phosphorylase, whose translation MRMVDVIQKKRNGKELSKEEINFFIEGYTKGDIPDYQASALLMAIYFNGMKSNETAMLTQAMVDSGETIDLSAIKGHKVDKHSTGGVGDKTTFIVGPLVASVGVPVAKMSGRGLGHTGGTLDKLESIKGFHIEMTKEEFVNNVNTHKLSVAGQTGNLAPADKKLYALRDVTATVDSIPLIAGSIMSKKLASGADGIVLDVKTGSGAFMKKLEDSEALAKEMVNIGKNLGRNTVAVISDMSQPLGFEVGNANEVREACQVLQGENIEDLRLLSLELASHMTVIAGAFDNFDTAYKTLEENLQNGKAFESFRMLVQAQGGDVSVIDDLSKLPQAKHDIEVTAQQDGYVTEIDAESVGVAAMYLGAGRATKDDQINHGVGITLKKKVGDKVEKGEALVVLHSDEEDVQNSINKINEAYTVSKQATEKPQLIYKVIN comes from the coding sequence ATGAGAATGGTTGATGTTATTCAAAAAAAACGAAATGGAAAAGAATTGTCGAAAGAAGAAATAAATTTCTTTATTGAAGGCTATACGAAAGGCGATATTCCTGATTATCAGGCATCAGCCTTGTTGATGGCAATTTACTTTAATGGAATGAAGTCAAATGAAACGGCCATGCTGACTCAAGCTATGGTGGATTCAGGAGAAACGATTGATTTGTCAGCGATCAAAGGCCATAAAGTGGACAAGCATTCTACAGGTGGAGTAGGTGACAAAACGACGTTTATAGTAGGGCCATTGGTAGCTTCTGTAGGCGTACCAGTAGCTAAAATGTCTGGTCGGGGTTTAGGCCATACCGGCGGCACACTCGACAAGCTTGAATCCATAAAAGGCTTTCATATTGAAATGACTAAGGAAGAATTCGTGAATAACGTGAATACACATAAACTTTCTGTCGCAGGTCAAACGGGCAATCTGGCTCCTGCTGACAAGAAGTTGTATGCTCTCCGTGATGTTACAGCTACTGTCGATTCGATTCCTCTAATTGCTGGCTCTATCATGAGTAAAAAGCTTGCTTCAGGAGCAGATGGGATCGTTCTTGATGTAAAAACGGGCTCTGGTGCATTTATGAAGAAACTTGAGGATTCTGAAGCACTTGCGAAAGAAATGGTTAATATCGGTAAGAATCTGGGACGAAACACGGTTGCGGTAATTAGTGATATGAGTCAACCGCTTGGTTTTGAAGTAGGGAATGCCAATGAAGTACGTGAAGCATGTCAGGTTCTTCAAGGAGAGAATATTGAGGATCTACGTCTTCTATCCCTCGAACTCGCTTCTCATATGACAGTTATTGCTGGTGCATTTGATAATTTTGATACAGCGTATAAAACGCTTGAAGAAAATTTGCAAAATGGGAAGGCGTTTGAATCCTTTAGAATGCTCGTTCAAGCTCAAGGCGGAGATGTTAGTGTCATTGATGACCTTTCTAAATTGCCACAAGCAAAACATGATATTGAAGTAACGGCACAGCAAGACGGATACGTTACGGAAATTGATGCTGAATCAGTTGGCGTGGCAGCTATGTATCTTGGGGCAGGAAGAGCAACCAAGGACGATCAAATTAACCACGGTGTAGGAATTACACTTAAGAAAAAAGTTGGCGACAAAGTAGAGAAAGGCGAAGCGCTTGTTGTTCTTCACAGCGATGAAGAAGACGTTCAAAACTCGATCAATAAGATTAATGAAGCGTACACGGTTTCTAAACAAGCTACTGAAAAACCTCAACTTATTTATAAAGTGATTAACTAA
- the spoIIM gene encoding stage II sporulation protein M, translating to MNRSRRLKQMISAHLSDQLSLYTFIAVLFLMGIVFGAVIVNSLSFTQKEDLAVYLSRFFGQVSDGQFASSSEMFQQSLTHYAKYIGLMWLLGLTIIGLPIVLVMLFLKGIVVGFTVGFLVNQMSWKGFLLAFVSVFPQNILAVPVMIVVATASLTFSLRLMKQLFMKRRSEPIFPPFMRFSALILCALVLLCVAAWFEAYLSPGLIKAVVDIK from the coding sequence ATGAATCGTAGCAGACGTCTAAAGCAAATGATATCCGCTCATCTATCAGATCAGTTATCTCTCTACACATTTATTGCGGTTTTGTTTCTGATGGGAATTGTGTTTGGAGCTGTTATCGTAAATAGTTTAAGTTTCACTCAAAAAGAAGATCTTGCGGTTTATTTAAGTCGGTTTTTTGGACAGGTATCCGATGGCCAATTTGCATCATCTTCTGAAATGTTTCAGCAAAGTTTAACACACTATGCGAAGTATATCGGTTTGATGTGGCTTCTTGGTCTTACAATTATCGGTCTTCCTATTGTGTTAGTGATGCTTTTTCTAAAAGGAATTGTTGTAGGGTTTACTGTAGGGTTTCTAGTTAATCAAATGAGTTGGAAAGGCTTTTTGTTGGCTTTCGTTTCTGTATTTCCACAAAACATCTTGGCCGTTCCGGTAATGATTGTGGTAGCCACTGCTTCTTTAACATTTTCACTTAGGCTAATGAAACAATTATTTATGAAAAGAAGGTCAGAACCAATCTTCCCTCCGTTTATGAGGTTTTCGGCTCTTATCTTGTGCGCTTTGGTGCTTTTATGTGTTGCGGCGTGGTTTGAGGCCTATTTATCACCTGGATTAATAAAAGCAGTTGTGGATATAAAATAA
- the deoB gene encoding phosphopentomutase has translation MTKRFKRVFLVVMDSVGIGEAPDAEQFDDLGADTLGHIADHMNGLKMPNMEKLGLGNIRELNGISSVEKPMAHYTKMMEASNGKDTMTGHWEIMGLHIEQPFRTFPEGFPDELISELENRTGRKVIGNKPASGTEILVELGEEHIKTGALIVYTSADSVLQIAAHEDVVPLDELYHICEIAREMTKAEEYMVGRVIARPFLGEPGDFKRTSNRHDYALKPFGHTVMNELKDNGKDVIAIGKISDIYDEEGVTKSLRTKSNMDGMDKLLETQQMQFEGISFLNLVDFDALYGHRRDPQGYGEALEEYDERLTEVLGRMEEDDLLLITADHGNDPIHHGTDHTREYVPLLAYHKGIKEAVDLGIRQTFADVGATIADNFDVTLPKHGTSFLKKL, from the coding sequence ATGACTAAACGTTTTAAAAGAGTATTTTTAGTTGTAATGGATTCAGTAGGAATCGGTGAAGCACCGGATGCTGAACAATTTGATGATCTAGGTGCAGATACATTGGGGCATATTGCAGATCATATGAATGGCCTCAAAATGCCGAATATGGAAAAGTTAGGTCTTGGAAATATTCGTGAACTTAATGGCATCTCGAGCGTTGAGAAGCCTATGGCACATTATACAAAAATGATGGAAGCCTCGAACGGTAAAGATACGATGACTGGACACTGGGAGATCATGGGTCTTCATATTGAACAACCATTCCGTACGTTCCCTGAAGGTTTTCCTGATGAGCTCATTTCAGAGCTTGAAAATAGAACTGGAAGAAAGGTTATTGGAAATAAACCTGCTTCAGGTACGGAGATTTTAGTAGAACTTGGCGAGGAACATATTAAAACAGGCGCGCTTATCGTATATACTTCAGCAGATTCTGTATTGCAAATCGCTGCACACGAAGATGTTGTGCCACTTGATGAACTTTATCATATTTGTGAGATTGCAAGAGAAATGACGAAGGCAGAAGAATATATGGTTGGAAGAGTAATTGCAAGGCCGTTTCTTGGAGAGCCAGGCGATTTTAAACGCACTTCCAATCGCCACGATTATGCGCTTAAGCCTTTTGGACATACGGTTATGAATGAATTAAAAGACAATGGGAAAGACGTTATTGCTATCGGAAAAATTTCAGATATTTATGACGAAGAGGGTGTAACAAAGTCTCTGCGTACGAAATCAAATATGGACGGCATGGATAAGTTGCTTGAAACTCAACAAATGCAATTTGAAGGAATCAGCTTCCTTAACCTCGTTGACTTTGATGCATTATATGGTCATAGAAGAGACCCACAAGGTTATGGCGAAGCGCTAGAAGAGTATGACGAGAGATTAACGGAAGTTCTAGGTCGAATGGAAGAAGATGATTTGTTATTGATCACAGCTGATCATGGGAATGACCCAATCCATCATGGAACAGATCATACACGTGAATATGTTCCATTACTTGCCTACCATAAAGGGATAAAAGAAGCAGTAGATCTCGGTATTCGTCAAACATTTGCTGACGTTGGTGCAACAATTGCGGATAATTTTGATGTAACGTTACCAAAACACGGGACAAGCTTTCTTAAAAAGCTTTAA
- a CDS encoding D-alanyl-D-alanine carboxypeptidase family protein — translation MKVVATALAFLLGGTLLVPSFTHAEEAKLKIAENSSSAILIERDTGEVLYEKDSDKKLPPASMTKIMTMILIMEAIESGKISLDQKVRASEYAASMGGSQIFLEAGEEMTVNDMLKGIAIASGNDASVAMAEAIAGSEEEFVKLMNEKAESMGLSHTHFVNPTGLPAEDHYSTANDMALMAKELLKYELITTYTGLYEDYLRQDTDKKFWLVNTNKLVKFYPGVDGLKTGFTSEAKYCLTATAKRDDMRVVAVVMGAPSPKVRNAEITKLFDYAFSQYKTQKLFDRNNVVTEVKVNKGDQSSMSVVTSERVSVLLKKGQENGDITTSIKINKNIETPVKQGDEVGELSVKIDGHVTATSPVISAEDINKASWWQLMKRTAAQFAKAPTQSVK, via the coding sequence ATGAAAGTTGTTGCAACAGCGCTCGCCTTCTTGCTGGGAGGAACCCTACTTGTTCCTTCTTTTACCCATGCAGAAGAAGCAAAGCTAAAAATCGCAGAGAATTCTTCTTCTGCAATTCTGATTGAGCGAGATACAGGTGAAGTATTGTATGAAAAAGATAGTGATAAAAAGCTACCTCCTGCGAGTATGACAAAAATCATGACGATGATCTTAATTATGGAAGCGATAGAAAGTGGCAAAATAAGCCTTGATCAGAAGGTAAGAGCAAGTGAATATGCTGCATCAATGGGTGGTTCGCAGATTTTCCTTGAAGCAGGAGAGGAAATGACTGTTAACGATATGCTGAAAGGCATTGCAATCGCTTCTGGTAATGATGCTTCTGTTGCAATGGCAGAGGCGATTGCTGGTTCGGAAGAAGAATTTGTTAAGTTAATGAATGAAAAAGCGGAATCAATGGGTCTTAGTCATACCCATTTTGTTAATCCGACTGGTTTGCCTGCGGAAGATCATTATTCAACAGCAAATGATATGGCATTAATGGCGAAAGAGCTCCTTAAATATGAATTGATTACAACATATACTGGCTTATATGAAGACTATTTAAGACAGGATACAGATAAAAAATTCTGGCTTGTTAACACAAATAAACTTGTTAAATTTTATCCGGGTGTTGATGGTTTAAAGACTGGATTTACAAGTGAAGCAAAATATTGTCTTACTGCTACAGCAAAGCGAGATGACATGCGAGTTGTTGCCGTCGTCATGGGTGCTCCTTCTCCAAAAGTACGTAATGCTGAGATTACAAAACTGTTTGATTATGCGTTTTCTCAATACAAAACCCAAAAACTATTCGATCGTAACAATGTTGTCACAGAAGTGAAAGTAAATAAAGGAGATCAGTCTTCTATGTCTGTTGTCACTTCTGAGCGTGTCTCTGTTTTACTAAAAAAAGGCCAGGAAAACGGTGATATAACAACGAGTATTAAAATCAATAAGAATATTGAAACACCTGTAAAGCAAGGGGATGAGGTGGGTGAGCTGTCGGTGAAAATTGACGGGCATGTGACGGCAACCTCCCCCGTTATATCTGCGGAAGATATAAACAAAGCTTCCTGGTGGCAGTTGATGAAACGAACGGCGGCGCAATTCGCCAAAGCACCTACCCAAAGTGTCAAGTGA
- a CDS encoding stage V sporulation protein AB: MNVQFLLVMLIGFAEGIAVGAGFVAFLSVLGIIPRLTQLSKTLHLIRFYEWGIIIGAVVSSWLSLRNPTLNLPKFVVVPIGLGAGVFIGMLAAALTEVLNVLPILTKRIGFIDKILFLLMAIVLGKVFGSLFHWTIFVNGGLK, encoded by the coding sequence ATGAATGTTCAGTTTTTACTCGTCATGTTAATTGGCTTCGCAGAGGGGATTGCTGTAGGAGCTGGCTTCGTTGCTTTTCTTTCGGTTCTTGGTATTATTCCCCGTCTTACACAGCTATCAAAGACGTTACATCTTATTCGTTTTTATGAATGGGGAATTATTATTGGGGCTGTTGTATCAAGCTGGTTATCTTTACGAAACCCAACTTTAAACCTCCCTAAATTTGTAGTTGTCCCAATTGGACTTGGAGCGGGAGTGTTTATTGGTATGTTAGCGGCTGCTTTAACGGAAGTGTTAAACGTTCTTCCTATACTAACGAAACGAATTGGATTTATCGATAAGATCTTGTTTTTACTAATGGCTATTGTGTTAGGAAAGGTTTTCGGATCATTGTTTCATTGGACAATCTTTGTAAATGGAGGTTTAAAGTAA
- the xerD gene encoding site-specific tyrosine recombinase XerD, with protein sequence MKDQVQDFLHYLIVERSLSKNTLDAYRRDLAQYLKHLNENENISSLNDVRRMHIVNYLYALRDSGKASTTIARNIASIRAFHQFLLREKAAEQDPSVHIETPKTERKLPKILSTSEVEQLLEAPDYSTPFGKRDRAMLEVLYATGLRVSELIDLKMEDVHLTMGFIRTIGKGNKERIVPLGKMARDALTTYLDEGRAQLMKKNRTDMLFLNHRGESLSRQGFWKILKKLAVKANILKPLTPHTLRHSFATHLLENGADLRAVQELLGHADISTTQIYTHVTKARLKDIYSTYHPRA encoded by the coding sequence ATGAAAGATCAGGTACAGGATTTTTTGCATTATTTAATCGTTGAGCGAAGCCTGTCCAAAAATACGCTCGATGCATACAGGCGAGATCTCGCTCAATATTTAAAACATTTAAATGAAAATGAGAATATATCTTCTTTGAATGATGTTCGGCGCATGCATATTGTAAACTATCTCTATGCACTTAGAGACAGTGGGAAAGCATCCACTACAATTGCTCGTAACATTGCATCCATACGAGCGTTTCATCAGTTTTTACTACGGGAGAAGGCTGCTGAACAAGATCCTTCTGTACATATAGAAACGCCAAAAACAGAGCGGAAGTTGCCAAAAATTCTTTCAACATCTGAAGTAGAACAATTATTGGAAGCCCCGGATTATTCGACTCCCTTCGGGAAACGTGATCGCGCAATGTTAGAGGTTTTGTATGCAACTGGTTTACGCGTTAGTGAACTGATCGATTTGAAAATGGAAGATGTGCACTTAACGATGGGGTTTATTCGAACGATAGGTAAGGGAAATAAAGAAAGAATCGTTCCGCTAGGTAAAATGGCAAGAGATGCTCTCACGACCTACCTTGATGAAGGCAGAGCGCAATTGATGAAGAAGAATCGAACAGATATGCTGTTTTTGAACCATCGTGGTGAAAGCTTATCAAGACAAGGATTCTGGAAAATTCTTAAAAAGCTTGCAGTAAAAGCAAATATTCTCAAGCCTCTTACGCCACATACGTTAAGACATTCATTTGCTACCCATTTATTAGAAAATGGTGCTGATTTGAGAGCAGTGCAGGAGCTTCTTGGACATGCAGATATTTCTACAACACAGATTTATACACATGTGACTAAAGCGAGGTTAAAGGATATTTATTCCACTTATCATCCTAGAGCCTAA
- a CDS encoding stage V sporulation protein AA, with translation MESEMIYLRLRQKKKVPPNKELLIGDIAQLIGEDKKCAKVEKIPIYQVTKEDKNLVVIDVMKVIIAIQKVMRNIEVQVVGPTQTIVEVQYPKKKLAPVYFVFIWFLLFIGAALAIMNFHEDVSMREVHQQIYKIVTGIDNPKPLLLQVPYSFGLGIGMVLFFNHLFKKRFNEEPSPLEVEMFNYQQDLDQYVIVHENDENGQNKP, from the coding sequence ATGGAAAGTGAGATGATTTATCTTCGACTCAGGCAGAAAAAGAAAGTCCCCCCAAATAAAGAACTTTTGATTGGAGATATTGCCCAGTTAATTGGAGAGGACAAGAAATGTGCCAAAGTAGAAAAAATCCCTATTTATCAGGTGACAAAAGAGGATAAAAATTTGGTTGTCATCGATGTAATGAAAGTGATAATAGCAATACAAAAAGTTATGAGAAATATTGAAGTACAAGTTGTTGGTCCTACGCAAACAATTGTTGAAGTTCAATACCCTAAGAAAAAACTAGCACCTGTTTACTTTGTGTTTATCTGGTTTTTACTATTTATTGGGGCTGCTCTCGCGATCATGAACTTTCACGAAGATGTCAGTATGAGAGAGGTTCATCAACAGATTTATAAAATTGTGACGGGAATCGATAATCCGAAGCCATTGCTTCTGCAAGTACCCTATTCATTTGGTCTCGGAATCGGGATGGTTCTCTTCTTTAACCATCTTTTTAAAAAGCGATTTAATGAAGAGCCAAGCCCTCTAGAAGTAGAAATGTTTAATTACCAACAGGATCTTGATCAATACGTCATTGTACATGAAAACGATGAGAATGGTCAAAACAAGCCATGA
- a CDS encoding purine-nucleoside phosphorylase, giving the protein MTIKQEIQDASSYIQSQVGEFRPDIGLILGSGLGVLAEEIENPVQIPYSDIPNFPVSTVEGHAGQFVFGTLNGKAVAAMQGRFHFYEGYSMDKVTFPVRVMKELGILKVIVTNAAGGINEEFQPGDLMVIADHINNFGTNPLIGPNSNEFGPRFPDMSTAYSMDLQHLAQDTATELGMKLQSGVYVGNTGPTYETPAEVRMLRTLGGDAVGMSTVPEVIIARHAGMDVLGISCISNMAAGILDQPLHHDEVIETTEKVKSNFLLLVKTIVSKMG; this is encoded by the coding sequence ATGACAATTAAACAAGAAATACAAGATGCATCATCCTATATACAAAGTCAAGTTGGAGAGTTTCGTCCAGACATCGGGCTAATCTTAGGTTCTGGTCTTGGTGTACTGGCTGAAGAAATTGAAAACCCAGTGCAAATCCCCTATAGTGACATTCCGAATTTCCCCGTTTCAACAGTAGAAGGGCACGCTGGACAATTTGTATTCGGAACATTAAATGGAAAAGCAGTAGCAGCCATGCAAGGGCGCTTTCACTTTTATGAAGGTTATTCAATGGATAAAGTAACATTCCCCGTTCGAGTGATGAAAGAACTTGGGATTCTAAAAGTAATCGTAACGAATGCTGCAGGTGGTATAAATGAAGAGTTCCAACCTGGAGATTTAATGGTTATTGCTGATCATATTAATAACTTTGGAACAAATCCTTTAATTGGACCAAATAGTAATGAGTTTGGACCACGTTTCCCAGATATGTCTACCGCTTATTCAATGGATCTTCAACATTTAGCACAAGATACGGCAACAGAACTTGGAATGAAACTACAATCTGGAGTATATGTCGGAAATACCGGACCAACTTATGAAACGCCAGCAGAAGTTCGCATGCTGCGTACATTGGGTGGCGATGCAGTAGGTATGTCGACTGTACCAGAAGTTATTATTGCGAGACACGCAGGCATGGATGTACTTGGAATCTCTTGCATTTCAAATATGGCAGCTGGAATCCTCGATCAACCACTTCATCATGACGAAGTGATTGAAACAACGGAGAAGGTAAAGTCGAACTTCCTGCTTTTAGTTAAAACAATTGTAAGTAAAATGGGTTAA
- the spoIIAB gene encoding anti-sigma F factor, with product MRNRMELEFSALSQNESFARVTVAAFIAQLDPTVDELTEIKTVVSEAVTNAIIHGYEQNGEEKVYISVELNDDTVNLTIRDHGVGIQDLEEARQPLYTSKPELERSGMGFTIMENFMDEVKVESANGQGTTIHLMKYLSKNKALCN from the coding sequence ATGAGAAATCGAATGGAATTAGAATTTTCTGCGCTTAGCCAGAATGAATCTTTCGCTCGTGTAACGGTTGCTGCTTTTATTGCTCAGCTTGATCCTACTGTCGATGAATTAACCGAAATCAAAACCGTTGTTTCAGAAGCTGTTACTAATGCCATTATTCATGGATACGAGCAAAACGGAGAAGAAAAGGTTTATATTTCTGTGGAGTTAAATGACGATACGGTCAATTTAACGATTCGTGATCATGGTGTTGGTATTCAAGACCTTGAGGAGGCTAGACAGCCGCTATATACTTCAAAGCCTGAATTAGAAAGATCGGGTATGGGATTCACAATTATGGAAAATTTTATGGATGAGGTTAAAGTGGAATCGGCAAATGGACAGGGAACAACGATTCACTTAATGAAGTACCTATCAAAAAATAAAGCGTTATGTAATTAA
- the spoVAC gene encoding stage V sporulation protein AC codes for MANSLNDQKQYTKNIKTYQPKPPYVLNVVKAFVVGGFICMFGQGVQNFYMNVFNFSEENAGNPTVATLILIAALLTAFGWYDKIGQFAGAGSAVPVTGFANSITSAALEHKSEGIVLGIATNMFKLAGSVIVFGVVAAYIVGILRMLFKALI; via the coding sequence ATGGCAAATTCATTGAACGACCAGAAACAATATACAAAAAATATTAAAACTTATCAGCCAAAACCGCCTTATGTATTGAATGTGGTAAAAGCATTTGTTGTAGGAGGATTTATTTGTATGTTTGGCCAGGGCGTACAGAATTTTTATATGAACGTCTTTAACTTTTCAGAAGAAAATGCAGGAAATCCAACGGTTGCAACACTGATCCTTATCGCAGCCCTTTTAACTGCTTTTGGTTGGTATGACAAAATTGGTCAATTTGCAGGTGCAGGTTCCGCGGTACCTGTTACAGGTTTTGCAAATTCAATCACAAGCGCAGCTCTTGAACATAAAAGTGAGGGCATTGTACTTGGAATTGCAACGAACATGTTCAAACTTGCTGGTTCGGTCATCGTGTTTGGTGTTGTTGCAGCATATATTGTCGGCATACTAAGAATGCTCTTTAAAGCGCTAATATAA